From a region of the Solanum stenotomum isolate F172 chromosome 2, ASM1918654v1, whole genome shotgun sequence genome:
- the LOC125856451 gene encoding uncharacterized protein LOC125856451, whose product MAKLLTCVLLIVALSFVGTMIPSVESETCYQIHPEILCDQGHVEPKCLPFCKQKFGPKAGGQCIDQPGFESPFCACDYPC is encoded by the exons ATGGCAAAGCTTTTGACTTGTGTCCTTCTCATTGTTGCTCTATCTTTTG TTGGAACAATGATCCCTTCAGTTGAATCAGAAACTTGCTATCAGATACATCCTGAAATATTGTGTGATCAAGGACATGTTGAGCCAAAATGTTTACCATTTTGCAAGCAAAAGTTTGGACCCAAAGCTGGTGGCCAATGCATTGATCAGCCTGGTTTTGAGAGTCCTTTTTGTGCTTGTGATTACCCTTGCTAG
- the LOC125856443 gene encoding transcription factor bHLH30-like: MYGSGNRSSILPWNSFNTLEDPFIIHGSSYYGDLFNKIIPQFPCQDHNEVQKMMNSQEIMDAKALAASKNHSEAERRRRERINNHLAKLRSLLPSTTKTDKASLLAEVIQHVKELKRQTSQIGQTNPPIPTEINELTVDYCNNEEGNFMIKASLCCEDRSDLLHDLIKTLKSLRLKTLKAEITTLGGRVRNVLFITRDQQQDDDDTWQINDNDNDNDDDDDQMQYCLRSIQEALKEVMEKSNGNDSGNSGSIKRQRTSNNNIHH; the protein is encoded by the exons ATGTATGGAAGTGGaaatagatcatcaattcttCCATGGAATAGCTTCAACACACTTGAAGATCCATTTATTATTCATGGATCATCATATTATGGAGATTTATTCAACAAAATTATACCTCAATTTCCATGTCAAGATCATAATGAAGTGcaaaaaatgatgaattctCAAGAAATAATGGATGCAAAGGCACTTGCTGCCTCAAAAAATCATAGTGAAGCTGAAAGAAGACGTAGAGAAAGAATCAATAATCATCTTGCTAAATTACGTAGCCTTCTCCCAAGCACTACTAAA aCAGATAAAGCATCACTATTAGCTGAGGTGATACAACATGTAAAGGAGCTAAAGAGACAAACATCACAAATAGGCCAAACAAATCCACCAATCCCAACTGAGATTAATGAATTAACAGTTGATTATTGCAATAATGAAGAAGGAAATTTCATGATCAAAGCTTCATTATGTTGTGAAGATAGGTCTGATCTTTTACATGACCTAATCAAGACCTTAAAATCTCTAAGGTTAAAAACACTAAAGGCTGAAATAACTACACTTGGTGGACGTGTGAGAAATGTCTTGTTCATAACAAGGGATCAACAACAAGACGACGACGATACGTGGCAGAtcaatgataatgataatgataatgatgatgatgatgatcaaATGCAATATTGTCTAAGATCAATTCAAGAAGCACTTAAAGAAGTTATGGAGAAATCTAATGGGAATGATTCTGGTAATTCAGGGAGTATTAAGAGACAAAGaactagtaataataatatacaccactaa